From the genome of Pseudomonas sp. AB6, one region includes:
- a CDS encoding HDOD domain-containing protein, giving the protein MPPELTSEQIRQALQGISVPPQPQIMVDLQMEQYMPDPDMGAIGRLIAQDPGLSGALLKIVNSPYYGLPQKITSIERAVKVLGDGSIINLINAQSIKGEMSDEIIVTLNRFWDTAQDVAMTSLTLAKRVGSQVVDEAYAVGLFHDCGIPLMLKRFPDYMNVLEDAYAKAGPSCRVVDTENAAFNTNHAVVGYFTAKSWRLPEHVVNAIANHHNALAIFQNDTGADSQLKNLLAILKMAEHVCESYRVLGNQGEDHEWDSVSHLILDYLGMSDYDFEHLKESIRELSVH; this is encoded by the coding sequence ATGCCGCCAGAGCTTACTTCCGAGCAGATTCGACAGGCGCTGCAAGGAATCAGCGTTCCGCCCCAACCGCAAATCATGGTGGATTTGCAGATGGAACAGTACATGCCCGATCCAGATATGGGCGCGATTGGGCGGTTGATTGCGCAAGATCCGGGCTTATCCGGAGCGTTGTTAAAAATCGTTAATTCACCGTATTACGGCCTGCCTCAAAAAATTACCTCGATTGAGCGCGCCGTGAAGGTCTTGGGCGATGGCTCAATCATCAATCTGATCAACGCGCAATCGATCAAGGGCGAGATGAGCGATGAAATCATCGTCACGCTGAATCGTTTTTGGGATACGGCCCAAGACGTTGCGATGACCAGCCTGACGTTGGCCAAACGAGTTGGTTCGCAAGTTGTGGATGAAGCCTACGCGGTAGGTTTGTTTCACGATTGCGGCATCCCGTTGATGCTTAAGCGCTTTCCCGATTACATGAATGTGCTGGAAGACGCGTACGCTAAGGCGGGGCCCAGCTGTCGAGTTGTGGACACTGAGAACGCTGCGTTTAACACCAACCATGCGGTGGTCGGCTACTTCACCGCGAAGTCATGGCGCCTGCCTGAGCACGTGGTTAATGCCATTGCCAATCATCACAACGCCTTGGCAATTTTTCAGAATGACACCGGGGCCGATAGCCAACTGAAAAATTTGTTAGCCATATTGAAGATGGCTGAGCATGTCTGCGAGTCCTATCGAGTACTGGGCAATCAAGGCGAAGACCACGAGTGGGACAGCGTCAGTCACTTGATCCTTGATTACCTCGGGATGTCCGATTACGACTTCGAACACTTGAAAGAGTCCATTCGCGAGCTGAGCGTCCACTAG
- the mutM gene encoding bifunctional DNA-formamidopyrimidine glycosylase/DNA-(apurinic or apyrimidinic site) lyase, producing MPELPEVETTRRGIAPYLEGQRVSRVIVRDRRLRWPIPEDLDVRLSGQRIVLVERRAKYLLINAEVGTLISHLGMSGNLRLVEAGLPALKHEHVDIELESGLALRYTDPRRFGAMLWSLDPHNHELLVRLGPEPLTELFDGERLFERSRGRSMAVKPFIMDNAVVVGVGNIYATEALFAAGIDPRREAKSISRARYLRLAVEIKRILIHAIERGGTTLKDFIGGDGQPGYFQQELFVYGRGYKPCKVCGNELKDVRLGQRASVFCPKCQT from the coding sequence ATGCCTGAATTACCCGAAGTTGAAACCACCCGCCGAGGCATTGCGCCATATCTGGAAGGGCAGCGCGTCAGTCGCGTGATTGTCCGTGATCGGCGATTGCGCTGGCCTATTCCGGAAGACCTGGATGTGCGTTTATCCGGGCAGCGGATCGTCCTGGTAGAGCGACGAGCCAAGTATCTGCTGATCAATGCCGAAGTCGGGACGCTGATCAGTCATCTGGGCATGTCGGGTAACTTGCGTCTGGTTGAAGCTGGCTTGCCCGCGCTCAAGCATGAACACGTTGATATCGAACTGGAATCGGGGCTGGCCCTGCGCTACACCGATCCGCGTCGTTTCGGCGCAATGCTCTGGAGCCTCGATCCACACAATCACGAGTTGCTAGTCCGCCTTGGCCCGGAGCCGTTGACTGAGTTGTTCGACGGCGAGCGTTTGTTCGAGCGGTCCAGAGGGCGATCAATGGCGGTCAAGCCGTTCATCATGGACAACGCAGTGGTGGTCGGCGTCGGGAACATCTACGCCACCGAAGCGCTGTTCGCTGCCGGGATCGATCCGCGCCGGGAGGCCAAGAGCATCTCTCGTGCGCGATACCTGCGGTTGGCCGTCGAGATTAAACGAATCCTGATCCACGCCATCGAACGTGGCGGTACCACCCTGAAAGACTTTATCGGTGGCGACGGTCAACCCGGTTATTTTCAGCAGGAGTTGTTTGTCTACGGTCGCGGATATAAGCCGTGCAAGGTCTGCGGCAATGAGCTGAAGGACGTCAGGCTTGGCCAGCGCGCGAGTGTGTTTTGCCCTAAGTGCCAGACCTGA
- a CDS encoding GMC family oxidoreductase → MPVPDVFREGLARGWKTYNGAKLGKDLTLEADVVVIGSGAGGGTTAEILSAAGYKVLLIEEGPLKTSSDFKMLEAQAYSTLYQEGLGRMSKDGAITILQGRAVGGSTLVNWTSSFRTPEPTLAHWEDQHAVKGHSAAQMAPWFEKMEQRLGVAPWGLPPNANNEVIRAGCEHLGYSWKIIPRNVRGCWNLGYCGMGCPTNAKQSMLVTTIPATLDKGGELLYLARAETLMFKGDKVVGLQCLGMDERCVTPKGRSITVKAKHYVLAGGGINSPALLMRSEAPDPHKRVGKRTFLHLTSFSAAQFDRVINPFYGAPQSIYSDHFQWLDGATGRMSYKLEVPPLQPALASTLLGSFGQDNAEYMAHLPKTHMMLALMRDGFHPDSVGGSVQLRGDGTPVLDYQVSPYAWDGIRRAYQSMAEIQFAGGAKAVMPLHEDTGYVKTLAQAIKVINGLSLEIFRTRLGSAHVMGGCAMGEDADTAVCDSLGRHHRLSNLSIHDGSLFPTSIGANPQLSVYGLAAQLTTALAERLKTVLL, encoded by the coding sequence ATGCCGGTTCCTGATGTGTTTCGAGAAGGCCTTGCCCGCGGCTGGAAAACCTACAACGGCGCAAAGCTGGGAAAAGACCTGACGCTCGAAGCCGACGTGGTGGTTATCGGCAGTGGCGCGGGCGGAGGGACAACAGCAGAGATTCTGAGCGCTGCCGGGTATAAGGTATTGCTGATCGAAGAAGGCCCGCTAAAAACCAGCAGCGACTTTAAAATGCTCGAAGCACAAGCCTACTCCACGCTGTATCAGGAAGGCCTTGGTCGTATGAGCAAAGACGGCGCGATCACCATTCTTCAAGGCCGCGCCGTGGGTGGCAGCACGCTGGTGAACTGGACCTCAAGTTTTCGCACGCCAGAGCCGACGCTCGCCCATTGGGAGGACCAGCACGCCGTCAAAGGCCATAGTGCCGCGCAGATGGCGCCGTGGTTCGAGAAGATGGAGCAACGGCTGGGTGTAGCACCGTGGGGCCTACCGCCGAACGCCAACAATGAAGTGATCCGCGCGGGCTGCGAACACCTCGGTTATAGCTGGAAAATCATTCCGCGCAACGTTCGCGGGTGCTGGAATCTGGGCTACTGCGGTATGGGTTGCCCGACCAATGCCAAGCAGTCGATGCTGGTCACGACTATTCCCGCCACGTTGGACAAAGGCGGCGAACTGCTCTATCTCGCGCGGGCTGAAACGCTGATGTTCAAGGGTGACAAGGTCGTAGGCCTGCAATGCCTGGGCATGGATGAGCGCTGCGTGACGCCCAAAGGTCGCAGTATCACAGTCAAGGCCAAACATTATGTACTGGCAGGAGGCGGCATCAATAGCCCGGCGTTATTGATGCGCTCTGAGGCGCCCGACCCACACAAACGCGTCGGCAAACGGACCTTTTTGCACCTGACAAGCTTTTCGGCGGCGCAGTTTGATCGGGTTATCAATCCGTTTTACGGTGCACCACAATCGATCTATTCCGACCATTTCCAGTGGCTCGATGGCGCAACTGGACGGATGTCCTACAAACTCGAAGTGCCACCCTTACAACCCGCACTGGCTAGCACTCTGCTGGGTAGCTTTGGCCAAGACAATGCAGAATACATGGCTCATTTGCCTAAAACCCACATGATGCTGGCCTTGATGCGCGATGGCTTTCACCCCGACAGCGTGGGCGGAAGCGTGCAACTGCGCGGTGACGGGACGCCAGTGCTGGATTATCAGGTGTCGCCCTACGCGTGGGACGGCATCCGACGTGCTTATCAAAGCATGGCGGAGATTCAATTTGCAGGCGGCGCGAAGGCGGTGATGCCGTTGCATGAAGACACTGGCTACGTCAAAACCCTCGCCCAAGCGATAAAAGTGATTAATGGCTTAAGCCTGGAAATCTTCCGCACCCGACTGGGCAGTGCGCATGTGATGGGCGGTTGCGCCATGGGAGAGGACGCTGATACTGCTGTTTGCGACAGCCTTGGACGACATCATCGGTTGAGCAATCTGTCTATTCACGATGGCTCGTTATTTCCCACCAGCATCGGCGCCAACCCGCAGCTCTCGGTGTACGGACTGGCCGCACAACTGACGACGGCGTTGGCGGAGCGGTTGAAGACAGTGCTCCTGTAA
- a CDS encoding multidrug transporter translates to MSPFRTLVVVSAFLFGLQALPAQAQQEQSGDLTHDVEAPPAFAMIGDLLIARPLLIAATAVGAVVFVVALPFAAAGGGIGDAGKALVVDPGRAAFARCLGCTGVGYNKRE, encoded by the coding sequence ATGAGCCCGTTTCGTACCCTTGTTGTTGTCTCGGCTTTCCTATTTGGTTTGCAAGCGCTCCCCGCTCAGGCTCAGCAAGAGCAAAGCGGTGATCTAACCCACGATGTTGAAGCACCTCCCGCCTTCGCCATGATTGGCGATTTGCTGATTGCTCGGCCTTTGTTGATCGCGGCAACCGCCGTTGGCGCAGTGGTGTTTGTTGTGGCACTGCCATTTGCAGCGGCAGGCGGCGGTATCGGTGACGCCGGTAAAGCCTTGGTCGTGGACCCCGGCCGGGCGGCGTTTGCACGCTGCCTGGGATGTACCGGCGTTGGTTACAACAAACGCGAATAA
- the ilvD gene encoding dihydroxy-acid dehydratase, whose protein sequence is MPDYRSKTSTHGRNMAGARALWRATGMKDADFKKPIIAIANSFTQFVPGHVHLKDMGQLVAREIERAGGVAKEFNTIAVDDGIAMGHDGMLYSLPSREIIADSVEYMVNAHCADAIVCISNCDKITPGMLMAALRLNIPVIFVSGGPMEAGKTKLSAHGLDLVDAMVIAADPNASDEKVAEYERSACPTCGSCSGMFTANSMNCLTEALGLALPGNGSQLATHSDREQLFLQAGRTIVDLCRQYYNENDESVLPRNIANFKAFENAMTLDIAMGGSTNTILHLLASAQEAEIDFDLKDIDRLSRKVPQLCKVAPNIQKYHMEDVHRAGGIFSILGELARGGLLHTDLPTVHSKTLAEGIAKWDITQTDDEAVHTFFKAGPAGIPTQTAFSQSTRWETLDDDRENGCIRSVEHAYSQEGGLAVLYGNIALDGCVVKTAGVDESVHVFEGTAKIFESQDSAVRGILADEVKAGDIVIIRYEGPKGGPGMQEMLYPTSYLKSKGLGKSCALLTDGRFSGGTSGLSIGHASPEAAAGGAIGLVREGDKVLIDIPNRGINLLISDEEMAGRRAEQDAKGWKPVEKRPRKVTTALKAYALLATSADKGAVRDKAMLDKLMP, encoded by the coding sequence ATGCCTGATTACCGCTCAAAAACGTCTACCCACGGCCGCAACATGGCCGGCGCCCGCGCTTTGTGGCGCGCCACCGGGATGAAAGACGCCGACTTCAAAAAACCGATCATCGCTATTGCTAACTCATTTACCCAGTTCGTGCCTGGCCATGTGCACTTGAAAGACATGGGTCAACTGGTTGCGCGTGAAATCGAGCGTGCGGGTGGCGTTGCCAAGGAATTCAATACCATTGCGGTAGATGACGGCATCGCCATGGGCCACGACGGCATGCTGTATTCCCTGCCGAGCCGCGAGATCATCGCCGACTCCGTGGAATATATGGTCAACGCCCACTGCGCTGACGCTATTGTCTGCATTTCCAACTGCGACAAAATCACCCCAGGGATGTTGATGGCTGCTTTGCGCCTGAACATTCCGGTGATCTTTGTTTCGGGCGGACCGATGGAGGCTGGCAAGACCAAATTGTCAGCCCATGGGCTGGATCTGGTCGATGCCATGGTGATTGCTGCCGACCCAAACGCCAGCGACGAAAAAGTCGCCGAATACGAGCGCAGTGCCTGCCCAACGTGCGGTTCGTGCTCCGGCATGTTCACCGCCAACTCGATGAACTGCCTGACAGAAGCGCTTGGGCTCGCATTGCCAGGCAACGGTTCGCAACTGGCAACCCACAGCGACCGCGAGCAGCTGTTTCTGCAAGCGGGCCGGACCATCGTTGATCTGTGCCGTCAGTACTACAACGAAAACGATGAGTCGGTGCTGCCGCGTAATATTGCCAACTTCAAGGCGTTCGAAAACGCCATGACGCTGGACATCGCCATGGGCGGCTCGACCAACACCATCCTGCACTTGCTGGCCTCAGCACAGGAAGCCGAAATCGACTTCGATCTGAAGGATATCGACCGCTTGTCGCGCAAAGTGCCTCAGCTGTGCAAAGTCGCGCCGAACATTCAGAAGTACCATATGGAAGACGTGCACCGCGCAGGTGGAATTTTCAGCATCCTCGGCGAACTGGCCCGTGGTGGCCTGCTCCACACTGATCTACCCACGGTACACAGCAAGACCCTGGCCGAAGGCATCGCCAAGTGGGACATCACCCAGACTGACGACGAAGCCGTGCACACGTTCTTCAAAGCGGGCCCGGCCGGCATTCCGACGCAGACGGCGTTCAGCCAGTCGACCCGTTGGGAAACCCTGGATGACGACCGTGAAAACGGCTGTATCCGTAGCGTCGAGCACGCGTACTCGCAAGAAGGCGGCTTGGCCGTGCTGTACGGCAACATCGCGCTGGATGGTTGCGTCGTGAAAACCGCAGGCGTTGACGAGTCGGTCCATGTATTCGAAGGCACCGCAAAAATCTTCGAAAGTCAGGACAGCGCAGTTCGCGGAATTCTGGCGGATGAAGTTAAAGCTGGCGACATCGTGATCATTCGTTATGAAGGCCCGAAAGGCGGTCCAGGCATGCAGGAAATGCTCTACCCCACCTCGTACCTGAAATCGAAAGGCCTGGGTAAATCCTGTGCACTGTTGACTGACGGTCGTTTCTCGGGGGGCACTTCGGGTCTGTCCATCGGCCACGCTTCGCCAGAAGCGGCAGCAGGCGGCGCGATTGGCTTGGTAAGAGAAGGCGATAAAGTGCTGATCGACATTCCCAACCGCGGTATCAACCTGTTGATCAGCGATGAAGAAATGGCAGGCCGTCGTGCCGAGCAAGACGCCAAAGGCTGGAAGCCGGTTGAAAAGCGTCCGCGCAAAGTGACGACGGCGTTGAAAGCCTACGCCTTGCTCGCCACCAGCGCTGATAAAGGCGCGGTTCGTGACAAAGCGATGCTTGATAAGTTGATGCCTTAG
- a CDS encoding haloacid dehalogenase-like hydrolase, whose protein sequence is MKLVPKLFAAALTLGLASQTFATELTHWPAAQAKQLNAMIEANANKGNFAVFDMDNTSYRYDLEEALLPFMENKGLITRETLDPSLKLIPFKDTADHKESLFSYYYRLCEVDDMVCYPWVAQVFSGFTLTELKGYVDELMASSKPVPSTYYDGDIVKTINVEPPKVYAGQAELYNKLMENGIEVYVMTAASEELVRMVAADPKYGYNVKPQNVIGVSTLLKNRKTGELTTARKQITAGKYDQNANMSLELTPYLWTPATWMAGKQAAILTYIDQWKKPVLVGGDTPSSDGYMLFHSVDVAKGGVHLWVNRKDKYMTQLNGMMKSNAQAQAKEGLAVTADKNWVIVKPQEIQ, encoded by the coding sequence ATGAAGCTCGTGCCGAAACTATTTGCTGCTGCACTAACGTTGGGACTTGCCAGCCAGACTTTCGCTACCGAGTTGACCCATTGGCCTGCCGCCCAGGCCAAGCAACTCAACGCCATGATCGAAGCCAACGCCAACAAGGGCAACTTTGCCGTGTTCGACATGGACAACACCAGCTATCGCTACGATTTGGAAGAAGCGCTATTGCCGTTCATGGAAAACAAAGGACTGATCACTCGTGAAACCCTCGACCCTTCCCTTAAGCTGATCCCCTTCAAGGACACGGCGGATCACAAGGAAAGCCTTTTCAGCTACTACTACCGTCTGTGTGAAGTTGACGACATGGTCTGCTACCCGTGGGTTGCCCAAGTATTTTCCGGTTTTACCCTCACCGAACTCAAAGGTTACGTCGATGAGCTGATGGCGTCCAGCAAACCGGTACCGAGCACCTATTACGATGGCGACATTGTAAAGACAATCAATGTTGAGCCGCCAAAGGTCTATGCCGGGCAGGCGGAGCTGTACAACAAGCTGATGGAAAATGGTATTGAGGTTTACGTTATGACGGCCGCTTCTGAGGAGCTGGTACGCATGGTCGCGGCGGATCCCAAGTACGGCTACAACGTTAAACCGCAAAACGTCATCGGCGTGAGCACCTTGCTTAAAAATCGCAAAACTGGCGAACTCACGACTGCACGCAAACAAATCACAGCAGGCAAATACGACCAGAACGCCAACATGAGTCTGGAGCTGACTCCATACCTATGGACCCCGGCAACTTGGATGGCGGGTAAGCAGGCGGCGATTCTGACCTACATTGATCAGTGGAAAAAACCGGTTCTAGTGGGTGGAGATACCCCGTCAAGCGACGGCTATATGTTGTTCCACAGCGTTGACGTGGCCAAGGGCGGCGTTCACCTGTGGGTCAACCGCAAAGACAAGTACATGACCCAACTCAACGGCATGATGAAATCCAACGCACAAGCCCAAGCCAAAGAAGGTCTTGCAGTGACGGCGGACAAGAATTGGGTGATCGTGAAGCCGCAAGAGATTCAGTAA
- a CDS encoding YfhL family 4Fe-4S dicluster ferredoxin, with product MSLIITDDCINCDVCEPECPNEAISQGEEIYVINPNLCTECVGHYDEPQCQQVCPVDCIPLDEAHVESKDDLMAKYLILTSKA from the coding sequence ATGTCCCTGATCATCACCGACGACTGCATTAATTGCGACGTCTGCGAACCCGAGTGCCCTAACGAAGCGATTTCACAAGGTGAGGAGATCTACGTGATCAATCCAAACCTGTGTACTGAGTGCGTGGGTCATTACGATGAGCCGCAATGCCAGCAAGTCTGCCCGGTGGATTGCATCCCACTGGATGAGGCTCACGTCGAGAGCAAAGACGACTTGATGGCGAAATATCTGATTCTGACCAGCAAAGCCTAA
- a CDS encoding twin-arginine translocation pathway signal protein codes for MNTIDHFSLSRRTALKVGLCAGAFLSTAGLAASLTGCSASAPAADFEVLRDSDLPFLRALIPVLLEGSLGAVSVQNAVADTLKNIDASLSGLSPGVLKLTQQLFDVLALPVTRGPLTGIWGRWDNASSEHIRIFLNRWDSSSLGILRMGHNALLQLVMMAWYGRAESWAHCGYSGPPTV; via the coding sequence ATGAACACCATTGACCACTTTAGTTTGTCGCGGCGCACTGCACTAAAAGTCGGCCTATGCGCAGGTGCTTTTTTGTCCACAGCCGGACTTGCCGCAAGCCTGACGGGTTGTTCAGCCAGCGCGCCCGCTGCTGATTTCGAGGTATTGCGCGATAGCGACTTACCGTTTCTGCGCGCGCTGATTCCGGTGCTGCTGGAGGGCAGCCTTGGCGCCGTTTCAGTGCAGAACGCTGTCGCTGACACGTTAAAAAATATCGATGCCAGCCTGAGTGGGCTTTCTCCTGGAGTGCTGAAACTAACTCAGCAGTTATTCGACGTATTAGCGTTGCCGGTGACACGCGGCCCGTTAACAGGTATTTGGGGACGCTGGGACAACGCCAGCTCGGAGCACATCAGAATCTTTCTTAACCGCTGGGATAGCAGCTCGCTCGGCATATTGCGAATGGGCCATAACGCCCTACTGCAATTGGTGATGATGGCGTGGTATGGCCGGGCCGAATCATGGGCGCATTGCGGGTATTCAGGCCCGCCTACGGTTTGA
- the coaD gene encoding pantetheine-phosphate adenylyltransferase: MNRVLYPGTFDPITKGHGDLVERAARLFDQVVIAVAASPKKNPLFSLEQRVELAREVTKHLPNVEVVGFSSLLAHFAKEQNANVFLRGLRAVSDFEYEFQLANMNRQLAPDVESLFLTPSERYSFISSTLVREIAALGGDITKFVHPAVADALTERFKR; this comes from the coding sequence ATGAACCGAGTGTTGTACCCAGGCACCTTCGACCCTATCACCAAGGGTCATGGCGATCTGGTCGAACGCGCCGCGCGCCTGTTCGATCAAGTGGTCATCGCTGTCGCCGCCAGCCCGAAGAAAAACCCGCTGTTTTCCCTGGAACAGCGCGTGGAGCTGGCACGCGAGGTCACCAAACATCTACCCAATGTCGAAGTCGTAGGTTTTTCAAGCCTGCTGGCTCACTTCGCCAAAGAACAGAACGCGAATGTGTTCCTGCGTGGTCTGCGGGCAGTGTCAGATTTCGAATATGAGTTTCAATTGGCGAACATGAACCGCCAATTGGCACCCGACGTTGAAAGCCTGTTCCTCACCCCGTCTGAACGTTATTCGTTCATTTCTTCGACGTTAGTCCGTGAAATTGCGGCACTGGGCGGCGATATTACTAAGTTTGTACATCCCGCCGTCGCCGATGCGTTGACCGAACGGTTCAAACGCTAA
- a CDS encoding type 1 glutamine amidotransferase domain-containing protein: protein MSNTLSGKRIAILVTNGFEQAELTGPKDALEQAGAKVEILSTKEGQVKGWNHDKPADDFEVNLTFKSADIDQYDAVVLPGGVQNSDTIRVDVDAQQIVKKADSAGKPIAVICHGGWLLVSAGLVKGKTMTSYKTLKDDLINAGANWVDKEVVKDGQWISSRQPDDIPAFNRELIQALSA from the coding sequence ATGTCTAATACCCTGAGCGGTAAGCGCATCGCCATATTAGTTACAAATGGTTTCGAGCAAGCCGAACTGACTGGCCCTAAAGATGCGTTGGAACAAGCGGGCGCAAAAGTCGAAATTCTGTCGACCAAGGAAGGGCAGGTAAAAGGCTGGAACCATGACAAACCGGCTGACGACTTCGAGGTGAATTTGACCTTCAAGTCAGCGGATATTGATCAATACGACGCCGTTGTGTTGCCGGGTGGCGTTCAGAACTCGGACACGATTCGCGTTGATGTCGATGCCCAGCAGATCGTAAAAAAAGCTGATTCGGCAGGCAAGCCGATCGCAGTGATCTGTCATGGCGGCTGGCTGTTGGTGTCCGCGGGTCTGGTTAAAGGGAAAACCATGACCAGCTACAAAACCCTAAAGGACGACCTGATCAATGCGGGCGCTAATTGGGTTGATAAAGAAGTGGTCAAGGATGGGCAGTGGATCAGCAGCCGCCAGCCCGACGATATTCCAGCGTTTAACCGTGAGCTGATCCAGGCCCTGTCGGCATAA
- a CDS encoding class I SAM-dependent rRNA methyltransferase: MSLPSLRLKANADRRLRNGHLWVYSNEIDVAATPLSGFAAGDQAQLEAAGGKPLGIVAMSPNNLICARLVSRDIKVQLDKSLLVHRLNVALSLRDRLFDKPYYRLVFGDSDLLPGLVVDRFGDILVVQLASATMEKHKDDLIAALVQVVKPSGILFKNDSAARDAEGLTRYVETAFGLVPEWVALEENGVKFEAPVIAGQKTGWFYDHRMNRARIAPYVKGKRVLDLYSYIGGWGVQAAAFGASDVFCVDASAFALDGVERNATLNGFADKITCIEGDVFEALKELKNSEERFDVIVADPPAFIKRKKDMKNGEGAYRRLNEQAMRLLSKDGILISASCSMHLPEDDLQNILLTSARHLDRNIQVLERGGQGPDHPVHPAIAETRYIKSITCRLLPNS, encoded by the coding sequence ATGTCCCTGCCTAGCTTGCGCCTCAAAGCCAACGCCGACCGTCGCTTGCGCAACGGTCACTTGTGGGTCTACAGCAATGAAATCGACGTAGCCGCCACCCCACTCAGCGGCTTTGCTGCAGGCGATCAAGCACAGTTGGAAGCCGCTGGCGGCAAGCCACTGGGCATCGTTGCCATGAGCCCCAACAACCTGATCTGCGCGCGTCTTGTGTCCCGCGATATCAAGGTGCAACTGGATAAGTCGTTGCTGGTGCATCGCCTGAACGTCGCTCTGTCCCTGCGTGACCGTCTGTTCGACAAGCCTTATTACCGCTTGGTATTTGGTGATTCCGACCTGTTGCCAGGCTTGGTCGTTGACCGTTTCGGCGACATCTTGGTGGTGCAGCTGGCTTCCGCCACCATGGAAAAACATAAGGACGATTTGATTGCGGCCTTGGTTCAGGTGGTCAAGCCAAGCGGCATTCTGTTCAAGAATGACTCCGCCGCCCGCGACGCCGAAGGCCTGACCCGCTACGTGGAAACTGCTTTTGGTCTGGTGCCGGAGTGGGTAGCCCTGGAAGAGAACGGGGTGAAGTTTGAAGCGCCGGTCATTGCAGGGCAAAAAACCGGCTGGTTTTACGACCACCGCATGAACCGCGCTCGCATCGCTCCCTACGTCAAAGGCAAACGTGTGTTGGATTTGTACAGCTACATCGGCGGCTGGGGCGTACAAGCAGCGGCTTTCGGTGCCAGCGATGTTTTCTGCGTTGACGCTTCAGCCTTTGCCTTGGACGGTGTTGAGCGCAACGCAACGCTGAACGGCTTTGCTGACAAAATCACCTGCATCGAAGGCGACGTGTTTGAAGCCCTGAAGGAACTGAAAAACAGCGAAGAGCGTTTCGACGTCATCGTGGCAGACCCACCGGCCTTCATCAAACGCAAAAAAGACATGAAAAACGGCGAAGGCGCTTATCGCCGCCTGAACGAACAAGCCATGCGCCTGCTCAGCAAAGACGGAATCCTGATCAGCGCTTCGTGTTCCATGCACCTGCCGGAAGATGACCTGCAAAACATCCTCCTGACCAGCGCCCGCCATTTGGATCGCAACATCCAAGTATTGGAGCGCGGCGGCCAAGGCCCCGATCACCCGGTTCACCCGGCTATTGCTGAGACGCGCTACATCAAAAGCATTACCTGCCGATTGCTGCCAAATAGCTGA
- a CDS encoding TIGR04211 family SH3 domain-containing protein, which translates to MPMPTPFFVNIARQRLILGASLLGSLLSLCGLAQAEDAKASDRWVSDTLNTYVRAGPTDGYRIVGTLKSGRKVELINTQGDYSQVRGEGGSTVWIPSADLQSVPGQAERLPELAQQVTDLSGQLKTIDDRWKVRVQGMQETLDTRKKLIDELEARSKDLNTQLTNAQSELRTSQAKLGDENNQVLMRYMAYGGSIAGAGLLIGLIIPAMTRGRKRKDGWV; encoded by the coding sequence ATGCCAATGCCTACTCCTTTTTTCGTAAATATTGCCCGTCAGCGCTTGATCCTTGGGGCCAGCCTACTTGGAAGTTTGCTTTCGCTCTGTGGCCTGGCGCAGGCGGAAGATGCTAAAGCCAGCGATCGCTGGGTCAGTGACACCCTCAATACTTATGTGCGCGCCGGCCCGACCGACGGCTACCGCATAGTCGGTACGCTCAAGTCCGGTCGAAAAGTTGAATTGATCAACACTCAAGGTGACTACAGCCAAGTGCGTGGCGAAGGTGGCAGTACGGTATGGATTCCCAGCGCCGACCTGCAAAGCGTACCTGGCCAGGCAGAACGCTTGCCGGAGCTGGCTCAGCAAGTGACCGACCTTAGCGGGCAGTTGAAAACAATCGATGACCGCTGGAAGGTTCGTGTTCAGGGCATGCAAGAGACACTCGATACCCGCAAGAAGCTGATCGATGAGCTCGAAGCCCGCAGCAAGGATCTCAATACGCAGCTGACTAACGCACAATCCGAACTTCGCACCTCGCAGGCGAAACTGGGAGACGAGAACAACCAGGTATTAATGCGCTATATGGCCTACGGCGGCAGCATCGCCGGCGCCGGACTGCTCATTGGTCTAATCATTCCGGCAATGACCCGCGGCCGCAAGCGTAAAGATGGCTGGGTTTGA